One Pseudomonadota bacterium genomic window, AGCTGATGCCGGTGTGGACCGAGGCGGATCGGCGGCCGGATACCCCGCTCGCGCGCCTCGGGGGCAAGGGGCTGTTCGTCAAGGAGCTGGAACATTGCCTCGTCGAGGGCCGTGCGGATCTCGCGGTGCACTCCTTGAAAGACGTCACTGTCGAGATGCCGGCGGGGCTTTGCGTAGCGGCCGTCCTGGCGCGTGAAGACCCGCACGATGCCTTGGTCTCGAAGCGCTATGCGAGCCTCGACGCCCTGCCGCACGGGGCCCGCGTGGGCACCTCCAGCCTGCGCCGGCGCGCCCAGCTCTGTGCCCGCCGTCCCGATCTCGAGGTCCTGGAGGTGCGCGGCAACGTCGGCACCCGCCTCGAGCGCCTCGAGCGCGGCGACTTCGACGCCATCCTCCTGGCCGTCGCCGGACTCAAGCGTCTCGATCTCGCGGCCCGCATCACCGCGGTTATGAACCCCGAGATCATGTTGCCCGCCATAGGCCAGGGCGCGCTCGCGGTCCAGTGCCGCACCGGAGACGAGTACGTGCTCGACCTTGTCAAACCCCTCGACGACCCCGATACCCATGCCTGCACCGATGCGGAGCGGTCCTTCAACCGCCGCCTCGGCGGGGATTGCCACGTGCCCATCGCGGGCCATGCGGAGTTGCACGGTACGGAGCTATACCTTCGCGGGCTGGTGGCCCGACCGGATGGCCGCGAGCTGATCCGAGGCAGCGTGCGCGGCCCGAGGACAGAAGCCCAGTTACTCGGCATCGCCCTGGCCGAAGCGCTGATCGGGAGGGGTGCCGCGACGCTCCTCGCCGCCCTCGGCATGGTCGTCTGCGATGCGGGCTAGTACCGCAGGTCCTCTGCACGGGCTCGGGGTCCTGGTGACCCGACCCGCCCACCAGGCCCAGGCGCTTCAACGGCTCATCGAAGCGGCGGGGGGCCGTGCGTTCCTGTTTCCCCTGCTCGATATCAAACCCTTGGACGATCCGAGCCGGGCGCGACCCTGGATCCGCGACCTCGCCCGTTACGATATCGC contains:
- the hemC gene encoding hydroxymethylbilane synthase; the encoded protein is MPPSPTPLRIVTRRSPLALRQAEIVRGELLRRHAGLGVELMPVWTEADRRPDTPLARLGGKGLFVKELEHCLVEGRADLAVHSLKDVTVEMPAGLCVAAVLAREDPHDALVSKRYASLDALPHGARVGTSSLRRRAQLCARRPDLEVLEVRGNVGTRLERLERGDFDAILLAVAGLKRLDLAARITAVMNPEIMLPAIGQGALAVQCRTGDEYVLDLVKPLDDPDTHACTDAERSFNRRLGGDCHVPIAGHAELHGTELYLRGLVARPDGRELIRGSVRGPRTEAQLLGIALAEALIGRGAATLLAALGMVVCDAG